A single region of the Pseudalkalibacillus berkeleyi genome encodes:
- a CDS encoding YppE family protein, which yields MTIDQQRLKTLTKELRDLNNQAYVQFTEDTLREDYEVDFYGQVKPFADKVQTLADEWKPLATKWALAEKPKYVYPIQIKDTHENMTIAAVQAFQKDTKEKRFIAMTKSIEYILESIEEQV from the coding sequence ATGACTATAGATCAACAAAGACTAAAAACATTGACCAAAGAACTAAGAGACTTAAACAATCAAGCTTATGTTCAATTTACGGAAGATACATTACGTGAAGACTATGAAGTTGACTTTTATGGGCAAGTAAAGCCTTTCGCTGACAAAGTCCAGACTTTAGCAGATGAATGGAAGCCCTTAGCAACAAAATGGGCATTAGCTGAGAAACCTAAATATGTGTATCCAATACAAATTAAAGATACTCATGAAAACATGACGATTGCTGCTGTCCAAGCATTTCAAAAGGATACAAAGGAAAAACGCTTTATTGCGATGACGAAATCAATAGAATATATCCTCGAATCTATCGAGGAACAAGTGTAA
- a CDS encoding MerR family transcriptional regulator encodes MDKLVKTKVVSKRLNVNPTTIQRWVKYFDIPCPKNDHGHYLFRQVDIERLEEIQVLLQQGLQMSDIKQQEVADVKPQNKKGDGLKEMDAYFHQMQEQLNGLESKVSQKADEVLSYQVMQHRKDMDQMATRLTELEEKMLVLEEQLLLQVTATNEIRTEFNPTMKTRKRNWLVSLFTMQ; translated from the coding sequence ATGGATAAATTGGTGAAAACAAAAGTGGTATCAAAAAGACTTAATGTGAATCCGACGACCATCCAGCGCTGGGTGAAGTATTTTGATATTCCTTGCCCGAAGAACGATCACGGACACTATTTATTCCGACAAGTTGACATTGAACGGTTAGAAGAAATACAAGTACTGTTGCAACAAGGGTTACAAATGAGTGATATTAAACAGCAAGAGGTGGCTGATGTTAAGCCTCAAAATAAAAAGGGCGATGGTTTGAAAGAAATGGATGCGTATTTCCATCAAATGCAAGAACAGTTGAATGGATTGGAGTCCAAAGTATCTCAGAAAGCGGATGAGGTTCTTTCTTACCAAGTGATGCAACATAGAAAAGATATGGATCAGATGGCCACTCGTCTAACGGAGCTTGAAGAGAAAATGCTTGTCTTAGAGGAACAATTATTACTACAAGTAACTGCTACCAATGAAATTCGAACAGAATTTAATCCTACTATGAAGACAAGAAAGCGCAACTGGCTCGTCAGTTTATTTACAATGCAATAA
- a CDS encoding DUF2515 family protein: MKRSSFMSEANRRFQTDQLSIESILIEYINRQTKKWNVDNISRTLAYQSFYRHNKEILWPFLASMVSRNAGWNMTDLQIYEFRQILSPEKRYSIFQTYERANWLIFSDAYPQLLLYEVSKQIGEPLFHLLDEFNVSSFMKKEWETYWLDRDQKRIDQALIINEQNVIQLPVIENDELDQKVLSTVPFWLQDRFHFSTVLFPTIQGELYGLSVHGFKKLKNRIALGKRLLKILSEHDLRQAICLFAQRTEPTGARVDYEQYLQRVRRGHRLPLRVMYPIINHHRRPSEDWSIDRPPTKQYFKDVELPKKIKLNDWYEHKRLELYMLSKLTTL, translated from the coding sequence ATGAAAAGAAGCTCGTTTATGTCAGAAGCAAACCGTCGTTTCCAGACAGATCAACTTAGCATTGAATCGATCCTTATTGAGTATATCAACCGTCAAACAAAAAAGTGGAACGTAGATAACATCTCACGAACACTCGCCTATCAGTCTTTTTATCGTCATAATAAGGAAATTCTTTGGCCGTTTCTTGCGAGTATGGTTTCGCGAAATGCAGGCTGGAATATGACAGACTTACAAATATATGAATTTCGTCAAATTTTATCACCTGAAAAGAGATATTCCATATTTCAAACATATGAACGCGCAAATTGGCTCATCTTCTCGGACGCTTATCCGCAGCTATTGTTATATGAAGTATCTAAACAAATAGGAGAACCACTTTTTCATTTGTTAGATGAATTTAACGTTTCATCGTTCATGAAAAAAGAGTGGGAGACTTATTGGCTTGATCGAGATCAGAAAAGGATTGATCAAGCACTGATTATTAATGAACAGAACGTCATACAATTACCGGTTATAGAAAATGACGAATTAGATCAAAAAGTGCTATCCACAGTCCCATTTTGGTTACAGGACAGATTTCATTTTAGTACTGTTCTATTCCCTACAATACAAGGTGAACTGTACGGGTTATCGGTTCATGGTTTCAAGAAGTTAAAGAACCGCATTGCATTAGGGAAGAGGTTGTTGAAGATTTTGTCGGAACACGATCTAAGGCAGGCAATTTGTTTATTCGCACAACGTACTGAACCTACTGGTGCAAGAGTGGATTATGAACAGTATTTGCAACGAGTGAGGAGAGGACACCGCCTTCCTTTAAGAGTGATGTATCCGATTATCAACCATCATAGGAGACCATCTGAAGATTGGTCAATAGATCGTCCGCCGACTAAACAATATTTTAAAGATGTGGAACTACCCAAAAAGATCAAGCTGAACGATTGGTATGAACATAAAAGATTGGAGTTATATATGCTTAGTAAGTTAACAACACTTTAA